A genomic stretch from Lathyrus oleraceus cultivar Zhongwan6 chromosome 2, CAAS_Psat_ZW6_1.0, whole genome shotgun sequence includes:
- the LOC127122933 gene encoding uncharacterized protein LOC127122933, whose product MFWKCWCGKIQVILSLLRCNLDLHDNDKKKEIFVAELSKVETKVLDYEYLINLMKGRKKCNDLQLVGKMNVSTILTLCHHDNFTMMETQFVLFGDPSTQKNLKKGLIQKLANIFRKFREPNSKVESEINLLEKNVAPNFELAAIVVRERVPFDCVDKVGGWGLKFLNTLRCECYGRENGEDYENCNRHSINVIIPAGIHGGPKSRNDGPSSLIDRWKSGGGCDCGGWDEGCPLTVFQTKSSNSEILSQRDQNCKSLDIVTQDSSNSSIILSMRNIKDGLYYGYFKPPLSALQSFSIALAITHWWNHSLGPITAKKTM is encoded by the exons ATGTTTTGGAAGTGCTGGTGTGGAAAAATTCAGGTGATCCTGTCCCTTCTTAGGTGCAATTTAGATTTACATG ataatgataagaaaaaggagatcTTTGTTGCTGAATTGAGCAAGGTAGAGACAAAAGTTTTGGATTACGAGTACCTGATTAACTTAATGAAAGGAAGAAAAAAGTGCAATGATTTGCAACTTGTTGGTAAGATGAATGTATCAACAATTTTAACTCTATGCCACCATGACAATTTCACAATGATGGAAACACAGTTTGTGTTATTCGGCGACCCTTCGACTCAGAAGAACTTGAAAAAGGGTTTAATTCAAAAATTAGCAAATATTTTCCGAAAGTTCCGTGAGCCAAATTCAAAGGTTGAGAGTGAGATCAATTTGTTAGAGAAAAATGTTGCACCAAATTTTGAGTTGGCTGCTATTGTTGTGAGAGAACGTGTTCCATTTGATTGTGTTGATAAAGTGGGAGGTTGGGGTTTGAAGTTTCTTAATACATTGCGTTGTGAATGTTATGGTAGAGAAAATGGCGAAGATTATGAAAATTGCAATAGGCATAGCATCAATGTTATAATTCCAGCAGGGATTCATGGTGGACCAAAAAGTAGAAATGATGGGCCATCTAGTCTTATAGATAGATGGAAATCTGGTGGAGGTTGTGATTGTGGAGGTTGGGATGAAGGATGTCCTTTGACTGTGTTTCAGACAAAATCTAGCAATAGTGAAATTTTGTCTCAACGAGATCAAAATTGCAAGTCACTTGATATAGTTACTCAG GATTCAAGCAATTCCAGCATCATCTTGAGCATGAGGAATATCAAGGACGGTTTATATTATGGTTATTTCAAACCTCCCTTATCTGCACTGCAATCTTTTTCCATTGCATTGGCGATTACTCATTGGTGGAATCATTCTCTTGGGCCTATTACTGCAAAGAAGACGATGTGA